Proteins encoded together in one Candidatus Zixiibacteriota bacterium window:
- the rpsO gene encoding 30S ribosomal protein S15, with the protein MPVSKEKKADMIGKYRLHKTDTGSPEVQIAILTEEINALTEHLQKHSKDFHSRRGLLKKVGQRRRLLDYLMDRDIESYRQIISQLNIRR; encoded by the coding sequence ATGCCTGTAAGCAAGGAAAAGAAAGCCGATATGATCGGCAAGTACCGTCTGCACAAGACCGACACCGGTTCGCCGGAAGTCCAGATTGCAATACTGACGGAAGAAATCAATGCTCTGACAGAACATCTGCAGAAGCATTCCAAAGATTTTCACAGCCGCCGCGGTCTGCTGAAGAAAGTGGGCCAGCGTCGTCGTTTGCTGGATTATCTAATGGATCGCGATATCGAAAGTTATCGCCAAATCATTTCACAGCTAAATATCCGTCGATAG
- a CDS encoding serine hydrolase, giving the protein MDKILSKDLWRKIGIISAAILVVAGSLLFLSYKVVWTETAPASFTSLEPVRFFEFDLPDSNLCGGIRLNLRSAIAIDNETHQVLYCYNADNKVPIASISKLLTAMVVLDNYWPDSVVTITSDDARNSSRSIFRVGDQVTVRDLLHTALIRSDNRAARALARSAAGSIEAFAEKMNEKARHIGLFDTEMFEPTGLDERNRSTAADCARLINYATLYPEIARITSLKDYSFRVFNRKRLKRIVNTNKLVFSKYRIVAGKTGYISESNYCLTTIIEDGRGKQVTVVVLGAPGPQTRFREARRLAAYAFKRLDKASYN; this is encoded by the coding sequence ATGGATAAAATATTAAGTAAAGACCTCTGGCGAAAAATTGGCATAATATCCGCCGCCATTCTTGTAGTCGCCGGCTCGCTCCTTTTCCTGTCATATAAAGTTGTCTGGACCGAGACGGCCCCGGCTTCCTTCACCAGCCTGGAACCGGTCAGGTTCTTCGAGTTTGACCTGCCCGACAGCAATCTCTGCGGCGGCATCCGCTTGAATTTGCGCTCCGCCATTGCAATAGACAACGAAACCCACCAGGTTCTTTACTGCTACAATGCCGACAATAAAGTCCCCATAGCGTCAATTTCTAAGCTTTTGACGGCTATGGTTGTACTTGATAATTACTGGCCCGACTCGGTGGTAACGATTACTTCCGATGATGCCCGCAATTCATCCCGTTCCATTTTTCGTGTCGGCGACCAGGTTACGGTCCGAGACCTCTTACATACCGCTCTCATTCGCTCTGACAACCGGGCGGCGAGGGCTCTGGCGCGGTCCGCCGCCGGCTCAATAGAGGCTTTTGCCGAAAAAATGAATGAAAAGGCGCGCCATATAGGCCTTTTTGACACGGAGATGTTCGAGCCGACCGGACTTGATGAACGTAATCGCTCGACCGCGGCCGATTGTGCCAGGCTGATAAACTATGCAACTCTATACCCCGAAATCGCCCGGATAACCAGCCTCAAGGACTATAGCTTCCGGGTTTTCAACCGCAAGAGGCTGAAACGGATTGTAAATACCAATAAATTGGTCTTCTCCAAGTATCGAATCGTAGCGGGCAAAACTGGATATATCTCGGAGTCTAACTACTGCCTGACAACTATCATCGAGGACGGCAGGGGAAAGCAGGTCACCGTGGTCGTACTGGGAGCCCCCGGCCCGCAGACGCGATTCCGTGAAGCCCGACGGCTCGCTGCGTACGCCTTCAAGAGATTAGATAAAGCGTCCTATAATTAA
- the leuS gene encoding leucine--tRNA ligase, which produces MQQKQVRTLKYDFKAIEQKWQERWDSEGLYRAPRIPTREKFYMLVMFAYPSGDIHMGHFRNYIVGDAVARYQMMLGKDVLHPFGWDAFGLPAERAAIQRKLHPADWTYRNIEVSRNTLKRTGISFDWDREIISCSPDYYKWTQWMFVQLFKKGLAYQKTGWVNWCPEDKTVLANEQVVNGACERCGTPVEKKELKQWYFEITAYADRLIDDLDKLPNWPENVKQMQKEWIGRSYGAEIDFIIKGTRERMPIFTTRPDTIFGVTYMALAPESPLVERLGMAPEYREKVERYRKEVLLRSEIERASATGEKDGVFTGQYAINPFNGEEVPLWVADYVLAHYGTGAVMAVPAHDSRDFLFAKKYNLPIKIVIHPDNQTPLDLSEMTDAFTNYGVMVNSGIFDGLVGDEAVKIVTAYAAEKGFGREKKNYKLRDWLISRQRYWGAPIPIIHCPQCGQVAVPEAELPVLLPKVENFLPKGRSPLADVEEFISVNCPQCGGKAERDPDTMDTFVCSSWYYLRYLDPRNEGEPYSRELAAHWMPVDKYIGGITHATGHLIYFRFFQKFLKDIGWLNDDEPAKELFNHGMVMDPKGEVMSKSKGNVISPIDVMDERGIDISRLGMFFLAPTEKAVSWSEDVLTGVEKFVMNRFYPLVGAYRGSAPDLKQYFKLAGLDDYSRSIYIKLNQTIKRISDDYGRLQYNTAISALMELTRDFDSARISDNRLNDYLIKKAILLIAPMAPHLAEQMWHECGETESVFRADWPSFDPSAIHFDTVKIAVQVNGKVRAEVELQRDASEAMAVEAALNDPRAKTYVEGKSVVKKVYIPNKLVNLVVK; this is translated from the coding sequence ATGCAACAAAAACAGGTCCGAACCTTAAAGTATGACTTTAAGGCGATTGAGCAAAAGTGGCAGGAAAGATGGGACAGCGAGGGGCTATATAGAGCGCCTCGTATTCCCACCCGCGAAAAATTCTATATGCTGGTGATGTTTGCCTATCCCTCCGGCGACATACATATGGGGCATTTCCGGAACTACATTGTTGGCGATGCCGTCGCCCGCTACCAGATGATGCTGGGCAAGGATGTGCTGCATCCTTTTGGCTGGGACGCCTTCGGACTTCCCGCCGAAAGAGCCGCCATCCAGCGCAAACTTCACCCGGCAGATTGGACCTACCGGAATATTGAGGTCTCAAGAAATACTTTAAAGAGGACCGGTATCTCGTTTGACTGGGATAGGGAGATTATCTCCTGCAGCCCCGACTATTACAAATGGACGCAATGGATGTTTGTCCAGCTGTTTAAGAAAGGACTGGCCTATCAGAAAACCGGCTGGGTGAACTGGTGTCCGGAAGATAAGACGGTTCTGGCGAACGAACAGGTTGTCAACGGAGCCTGCGAGAGATGCGGAACGCCAGTGGAAAAGAAAGAGCTAAAGCAGTGGTATTTTGAGATTACGGCGTATGCCGACCGCCTTATCGACGACCTCGACAAACTGCCGAACTGGCCAGAAAATGTAAAACAGATGCAAAAAGAATGGATTGGCCGCTCCTATGGAGCTGAGATTGACTTCATCATCAAAGGAACCAGGGAGAGAATGCCAATTTTTACCACCCGGCCGGATACTATTTTTGGGGTGACCTATATGGCGCTCGCCCCGGAATCGCCGCTGGTGGAGCGGCTCGGCATGGCGCCTGAATACCGGGAAAAAGTGGAAAGATACCGGAAAGAGGTCCTTCTCCGTTCGGAAATAGAGCGGGCGTCGGCAACCGGAGAGAAAGACGGCGTCTTCACCGGGCAGTACGCCATAAATCCCTTTAATGGAGAAGAGGTGCCGCTCTGGGTAGCAGATTATGTGCTGGCGCACTATGGAACCGGGGCAGTTATGGCGGTGCCGGCGCACGACAGCCGAGACTTCCTCTTTGCAAAGAAATATAATTTACCGATTAAAATTGTCATCCATCCTGACAATCAGACACCGCTGGACCTGTCAGAAATGACCGATGCCTTCACCAATTATGGGGTTATGGTCAATTCCGGTATATTTGACGGTCTGGTTGGAGATGAAGCAGTCAAAATAGTAACCGCCTATGCCGCGGAAAAGGGATTCGGCAGAGAAAAAAAGAACTATAAATTGCGGGACTGGCTGATTTCGAGGCAACGTTACTGGGGGGCGCCGATTCCGATAATCCATTGTCCTCAATGTGGTCAGGTGGCGGTCCCGGAGGCGGAGCTTCCGGTCCTTTTGCCCAAGGTTGAGAATTTCTTGCCTAAAGGACGTTCGCCGCTGGCTGATGTGGAAGAATTCATATCGGTTAATTGCCCTCAATGCGGAGGAAAAGCGGAGCGCGACCCCGATACCATGGACACATTCGTCTGCTCCTCCTGGTATTACCTGAGGTATCTCGACCCTCGCAATGAAGGGGAGCCGTACTCGCGAGAGTTAGCGGCGCACTGGATGCCGGTTGACAAATATATCGGAGGCATTACTCATGCCACCGGACATCTGATTTATTTCAGATTTTTCCAGAAGTTCTTGAAAGATATCGGCTGGCTGAACGATGATGAACCGGCGAAAGAACTTTTCAACCATGGAATGGTCATGGACCCCAAAGGGGAGGTAATGTCGAAGTCGAAAGGGAATGTGATATCGCCCATTGATGTCATGGATGAACGCGGGATTGACATTTCCCGGCTTGGCATGTTCTTCCTTGCGCCCACGGAGAAGGCGGTTTCCTGGTCGGAAGATGTTCTGACCGGCGTTGAGAAATTCGTAATGAATCGTTTTTATCCGCTGGTCGGCGCCTATCGCGGCAGCGCCCCCGACTTAAAGCAATACTTTAAGTTGGCCGGACTGGATGACTATTCCAGGTCTATCTATATAAAACTGAATCAGACCATTAAACGTATTTCGGATGATTATGGGAGACTGCAGTATAATACCGCCATTTCGGCGCTGATGGAACTGACGCGCGATTTCGACAGCGCCAGAATCTCGGACAATCGGCTTAATGATTATCTGATTAAGAAGGCGATTCTTCTGATAGCCCCGATGGCGCCGCATCTGGCAGAGCAGATGTGGCATGAATGCGGCGAAACCGAATCAGTCTTCCGCGCTGATTGGCCCAGTTTTGACCCAAGCGCAATCCATTTTGACACAGTTAAAATAGCGGTGCAGGTTAACGGGAAAGTCCGCGCCGAGGTCGAGCTGCAACGAGACGCTTCCGAGGCTATGGCGGTCGAAGCGGCTCTGAACGACCCCAGGGCAAAAACCTACGTCGAAGGCAAGAGCGTCGTAAAGAAAGTATATATACCGAACAAACTGGTCAATCTGGTTGTGAAGTAG
- a CDS encoding polysaccharide deacetylase family protein, translating to MPIIAFHDVSRGFSPGITRYPPKRFERLLDFLIASGFRFRGLREYLELSEADGELAITFDDGYRSLLDNAVPALKARHIPFAIFIPAGFAGKQNRWDYTYLFSKKEHLSPEELRHLSDTGVEIGSHGLTHICLTDLSDRLLRLELENSRKILEDMTGREVAYLSYPFGRYNERVEVRALDAGYLRGFSLAGFRRSRLGFSISRRVVYYHDTPLAVGAKLMSGPLLPVEHIKESILNAYSYGTILYNRLLPESWRQPTYH from the coding sequence ATGCCTATCATCGCCTTTCACGACGTGAGCCGAGGCTTTAGCCCCGGTATCACCAGATATCCTCCCAAACGATTTGAGCGACTTCTTGATTTTCTAATTGCGAGCGGTTTCCGCTTCCGGGGGCTGAGGGAATATCTGGAGTTAAGCGAAGCAGATGGGGAACTGGCTATTACTTTTGACGATGGGTACCGAAGTCTTCTGGATAATGCCGTTCCCGCTCTTAAAGCCCGCCATATTCCTTTCGCCATCTTTATTCCGGCAGGATTTGCCGGAAAGCAGAACCGCTGGGACTATACCTATCTCTTCAGTAAAAAAGAGCATCTTAGTCCCGAAGAGCTACGTCATCTATCAGATACAGGTGTAGAAATTGGCTCGCATGGATTGACCCATATCTGCCTGACCGACCTTTCCGACCGCCTGCTCAGACTGGAACTGGAGAACTCCAGGAAAATCCTGGAAGATATGACCGGCAGGGAAGTGGCTTACTTGAGCTATCCCTTCGGGCGATATAACGAGCGGGTGGAGGTGCGCGCCTTGGACGCCGGATACCTGAGAGGCTTTTCACTTGCCGGTTTCAGACGAAGCCGCCTTGGTTTCAGCATCTCCCGAAGGGTCGTGTACTACCATGATACCCCTCTGGCGGTCGGCGCCAAACTGATGTCTGGACCGTTACTGCCGGTGGAGCATATTAAAGAGTCGATTCTCAATGCCTATTCCTATGGAACTATCCTCTATAATCGACTCCTTCCAGAAAGCTGGCGTCAGCCAACATATCACTAA
- a CDS encoding ABC transporter permease — YIMYSTLFALIGSICNSDKEAQNYIFPITMALLLPVFLAMYVIQEPDSPVVVTLSLIPFFTPTMMIMRLNILSGDAFTLSNPIVIEAILGVIITALTTVAVIWITAKVFRVGILMYGKRPTLPELVKWIKY; from the coding sequence CTACATCATGTACTCCACCCTCTTCGCTCTTATCGGCTCTATCTGCAACAGCGACAAAGAGGCGCAAAATTATATTTTCCCTATTACCATGGCGTTGCTTCTGCCGGTCTTCCTGGCGATGTATGTCATCCAGGAGCCCGATTCGCCGGTCGTGGTCACCCTTTCACTCATTCCATTTTTCACGCCGACTATGATGATAATGCGGCTGAATATATTGAGCGGTGACGCCTTTACTTTAAGCAATCCGATTGTCATTGAAGCAATCCTGGGCGTTATAATCACAGCCTTGACCACAGTCGCCGTGATTTGGATTACAGCAAAGGTCTTCCGGGTCGGTATCTTGATGTACGGCAAGCGTCCCACTTTGCCTGAATTGGTGAAATGGATAAAATATTAA
- a CDS encoding polyribonucleotide nucleotidyltransferase gives MHHKVELEIGGKKLSIESGKIALQANGAVTMRLGDTMLLSAVCASDKPVEGQDFFPLTVDYREKTYAAGKIPGGFFKREGRPTEKEILSMRIIDRPIRPLFPEKFFNEVQCHNIVLSSDQENDADVLGLTGTSAALAVSDIPLVSIIAGVRVGRVDGRLIVFPSYSQLEESDINLTIAGSKEHITMVEGGGREVSEGDLLEALSFGHENIKLIVAKIEELQKVCGRPKMQFVPPPDNLELKNRVEEMARQRLDEYNRIADKDLRRENKRKLEEEIQAALLEAFPESEGIIANLIHDIDSELMRNMIIGEGKRIDGRGPDDIRQITCEVGVLPRTHGSALFTRGQTQALVVLTLGTKIDEQRIEDLEGESTKSFMLHYNFPSFATGEVRPIRGVSRREIGHGALAERALQPVIPVEERFPYTIRIVSDVLESNGSSSMASVCGGSLALMDGGVPIKSAVAGVAMGLIKEGENVVVLTDILGDEDHFGDMDFKVAGTSKGVTAFQMDIKMTGIDLKTMGMALERAKVARLSILDKMNAVISRSREELSAYAPRIITLKIKVDKIGEVIGPGGKMIRSIVEATGAKIDIEDDGTVLIASVDGAAGQKALEMVQAIVAEPEIGKVYTGKVRRITAFGAFVEILPGTDGLLHISEIDHQHVARVEDYLKVGDTVEVKVINIDPEGKIRLSRKVLTKAR, from the coding sequence ATGCATCACAAAGTGGAATTAGAAATCGGCGGAAAGAAGCTGTCGATAGAATCAGGAAAAATAGCGCTGCAAGCCAATGGCGCCGTAACAATGCGACTGGGCGACACCATGCTTCTGTCGGCCGTCTGCGCCTCCGATAAACCGGTGGAAGGACAGGATTTTTTCCCTTTAACAGTTGACTATCGGGAAAAGACCTATGCCGCCGGCAAAATACCGGGAGGTTTCTTCAAGCGCGAAGGACGACCGACCGAAAAAGAGATTCTCTCCATGAGAATTATTGACCGTCCCATCCGACCGCTCTTCCCGGAGAAATTTTTCAATGAAGTGCAGTGCCATAATATCGTGCTTTCTTCAGACCAGGAAAACGACGCCGATGTCCTTGGTCTTACCGGCACATCAGCCGCCCTTGCCGTTTCGGACATTCCCCTGGTGTCGATAATCGCGGGCGTCAGGGTCGGCAGGGTTGACGGAAGGTTGATTGTCTTTCCCAGCTACAGCCAGCTGGAGGAATCTGATATCAATCTCACCATAGCCGGCTCGAAGGAACATATTACGATGGTAGAGGGGGGCGGCCGAGAGGTCTCCGAAGGAGATCTGCTGGAGGCGCTTTCCTTTGGTCACGAAAATATCAAACTGATAGTGGCGAAGATTGAGGAGCTTCAAAAAGTATGCGGTAGGCCAAAGATGCAATTTGTGCCGCCGCCGGATAACCTGGAGCTGAAGAACCGGGTGGAGGAAATGGCGCGCCAGCGGCTGGATGAATATAATCGCATCGCTGATAAAGACTTGCGCCGCGAGAATAAACGCAAACTGGAGGAGGAGATTCAGGCGGCGCTGTTAGAGGCATTCCCTGAATCCGAAGGCATCATTGCCAATCTCATTCACGACATTGACTCCGAGTTGATGCGAAATATGATTATTGGGGAGGGGAAACGGATTGATGGCAGAGGACCCGATGACATCCGCCAGATTACCTGCGAAGTCGGCGTTCTGCCCCGGACCCATGGCTCAGCACTATTCACCCGCGGTCAGACCCAGGCGCTGGTGGTTCTCACATTGGGGACAAAGATTGACGAGCAGCGTATTGAAGACCTGGAAGGTGAATCGACCAAGAGTTTTATGCTGCATTACAATTTCCCGTCATTTGCGACCGGTGAAGTCCGCCCTATACGCGGCGTGAGTCGCCGCGAGATTGGTCACGGCGCTCTCGCCGAGCGCGCCCTGCAGCCGGTGATTCCGGTGGAAGAGCGTTTTCCTTATACTATCCGGATTGTCTCCGATGTTCTGGAATCAAACGGCTCTTCATCAATGGCGTCGGTCTGCGGCGGTTCGCTGGCGCTTATGGACGGCGGCGTGCCGATTAAATCTGCGGTTGCCGGCGTCGCCATGGGCTTAATCAAAGAAGGTGAGAATGTTGTCGTCTTAACCGATATCCTTGGCGATGAAGACCATTTTGGTGATATGGATTTCAAGGTGGCCGGCACATCCAAAGGCGTGACCGCTTTCCAGATGGATATCAAGATGACCGGCATCGACCTGAAGACCATGGGGATGGCTCTGGAAAGAGCCAAGGTCGCCCGCCTGAGCATTCTGGATAAGATGAATGCGGTGATATCACGCAGCCGGGAAGAGCTTTCCGCCTACGCGCCGCGCATAATCACGCTAAAGATTAAAGTCGATAAGATCGGCGAGGTGATAGGACCCGGGGGCAAGATGATTCGGTCAATTGTTGAAGCCACCGGCGCCAAGATTGATATCGAAGATGACGGCACGGTGTTGATAGCCTCGGTCGATGGAGCCGCGGGACAGAAAGCTCTCGAAATGGTGCAGGCAATCGTTGCCGAACCGGAAATCGGAAAGGTCTATACCGGCAAGGTCCGTCGAATAACAGCCTTCGGCGCCTTTGTCGAGATTCTCCCCGGCACTGATGGTCTTCTGCATATTTCGGAAATTGACCATCAGCATGTCGCCCGAGTTGAGGATTATCTGAAAGTCGGCGACACGGTTGAAGTTAAAGTGATTAATATTGACCCGGAAGGCAAAATCAGGCTTTCCCGAAAGGTTTTGACCAAGGCGCGTTAA
- a CDS encoding pitrilysin family protein, with translation MASSEGIRYQKTTLPDGLRIVTEKVPTIRSIAIGVWINVGSRNEEKQEAGISHFIEHMAFKGTTRRSAKEIASFLESLGGSLNAFTSREQTCYHALVLDEHLEQAVDILADITLNPSLSLTNLEREKSVVIEEIQEVEETPSENVHELFSESFWRGQPIGRPIMGNRSNIRRLNRSDLIRFREKHYRSGDVVIAAAGNISHKKLVELVRKRFHFPRGSDSTGKNARSPEKFLLRLFNKKASQTHLCLGFPGVKFDDARRNTMLAIHTYLGGGMSSVLFQKIREEKGIAYSVYTFPDFYKDNGLIGVYLAADRRRLKAALEIIFRELRKLKKERIPEERLAQVKEQMKGNTTLGLESAMSRMIRLGRFEIMAEKYLPLGDTLRAINKITSDEIISMARQIFIEDRLTVTLLGSATENDLRGLDWTI, from the coding sequence ATGGCATCGTCTGAAGGTATCAGGTATCAGAAGACGACGCTTCCTGATGGTCTGCGAATAGTTACGGAGAAGGTTCCCACTATTCGTTCCATCGCTATCGGCGTCTGGATAAATGTCGGCTCCCGCAATGAGGAAAAGCAGGAAGCCGGCATATCTCATTTCATCGAGCATATGGCGTTCAAGGGGACTACCCGTCGCTCCGCCAAGGAGATTGCCTCCTTTCTGGAATCTCTGGGGGGCTCGTTGAACGCTTTTACATCCCGCGAACAAACCTGCTATCACGCTCTGGTGCTGGACGAACATCTGGAGCAGGCTGTCGATATTCTGGCCGATATCACCCTGAATCCCAGCCTCAGTCTGACAAATCTCGAAAGGGAGAAGTCGGTTGTTATTGAGGAGATTCAAGAGGTGGAAGAGACGCCGTCGGAAAATGTCCATGAATTGTTCTCGGAGTCATTTTGGAGAGGGCAGCCAATAGGCCGCCCCATCATGGGCAATCGCTCCAATATCCGACGCTTGAACCGGAGCGACTTGATAAGATTTCGAGAGAAGCATTATCGTTCAGGTGATGTTGTTATTGCGGCGGCCGGAAATATCTCCCATAAGAAACTGGTGGAATTAGTCAGGAAGCGGTTTCATTTTCCGCGGGGAAGCGATTCCACAGGAAAAAATGCCCGTTCGCCGGAAAAATTTCTGCTGAGGCTATTTAACAAGAAAGCAAGCCAGACTCATCTCTGTCTCGGTTTTCCGGGAGTGAAATTTGATGACGCCCGGCGCAATACGATGCTGGCTATCCATACCTATCTTGGCGGCGGCATGTCGTCGGTTCTGTTTCAAAAGATTCGGGAGGAAAAAGGAATAGCCTATTCTGTATATACTTTTCCCGATTTCTATAAGGACAACGGACTGATTGGCGTTTATCTGGCGGCTGACCGGCGGCGGCTTAAAGCGGCGCTGGAGATTATATTTCGGGAATTGCGTAAACTCAAGAAAGAGCGAATTCCCGAAGAACGGCTCGCCCAGGTCAAAGAGCAGATGAAAGGAAACACGACACTCGGGTTGGAATCGGCTATGAGCCGGATGATCCGGCTGGGTCGTTTCGAGATTATGGCGGAAAAATACCTGCCTCTTGGCGATACCCTAAGGGCTATCAACAAGATCACCTCCGATGAGATAATCTCAATGGCGCGACAAATTTTCATCGAAGATAGATTAACCGTTACCCTGCTTGGTTCCGCGACTGAAAACGATTTGCGCGGGCTGGACTGGACAATCTAA
- a CDS encoding bifunctional riboflavin kinase/FAD synthetase, protein MNLKIINGISGFPVEIERTVATIGTFDGLHLGHQAILEQLTVAAQSSGMVPLAITFEPHPRVFVTPQTPPPLLTIWEEKKKLFESYLKFGYLLVLEFNESIMNMTAEEFAVGVLVNKLKVGKLIVGYDHAFGKNRSGTINDLIVLSRKHNFALEVAGPVLVDDMPISSSRIRRLITDNRLPEAQRMLGHPYPICGKVIKGIGLGKKLGYPTANLKVNPRKLLPVEGVYACQTEIEGKMYDGMMFIGTNHFNPAAGISVEVNVFEFQESIYDREIFCYPQEYIRENRFYDDTSKLIDQIRLDKENVLKLKDRGV, encoded by the coding sequence TTGAATTTGAAAATTATAAATGGGATTAGCGGTTTCCCGGTTGAAATTGAGAGGACAGTCGCCACCATTGGCACTTTTGACGGATTGCATTTGGGTCATCAGGCAATTCTGGAACAGTTGACGGTAGCGGCCCAAAGCAGCGGCATGGTCCCCCTGGCTATAACGTTTGAGCCGCATCCGCGAGTATTCGTGACTCCGCAAACTCCACCGCCTCTTTTGACCATCTGGGAAGAAAAGAAGAAACTGTTTGAATCATACCTCAAGTTTGGCTATTTACTGGTGTTAGAATTCAATGAATCAATCATGAATATGACGGCGGAAGAATTCGCGGTAGGCGTCCTTGTGAATAAATTGAAAGTTGGAAAATTGATTGTCGGTTATGACCATGCCTTCGGAAAGAATCGTTCCGGCACCATCAACGACCTGATAGTTTTGAGCCGGAAACATAATTTTGCCCTGGAGGTTGCCGGACCAGTACTGGTCGATGATATGCCGATATCCTCCTCGCGAATTCGTCGCCTTATCACCGACAACCGCCTGCCTGAGGCGCAGAGGATGCTGGGACACCCGTACCCGATTTGCGGCAAGGTTATCAAGGGTATAGGTCTGGGTAAGAAGCTCGGTTACCCGACCGCCAACCTGAAGGTAAACCCCCGCAAACTGCTTCCAGTGGAAGGGGTCTATGCCTGCCAGACGGAGATTGAAGGAAAAATGTATGACGGCATGATGTTTATCGGAACCAATCACTTCAATCCGGCGGCGGGGATTTCGGTGGAGGTAAACGTGTTCGAGTTTCAGGAAAGTATTTATGACCGGGAGATTTTTTGCTATCCCCAGGAATATATTCGAGAAAATCGATTCTATGATGACACCTCGAAACTAATCGACCAGATTAGGTTGGACAAGGAAAATGTATTGAAGTTAAAAGATAGAGGAGTATGA